Proteins encoded within one genomic window of Calonectris borealis chromosome 1, bCalBor7.hap1.2, whole genome shotgun sequence:
- the BRCA2 gene encoding breast cancer type 2 susceptibility protein, with product MFFFIDLGPISLNWFEELSAEAPSYEPKLLGELDGPIGWLDQTSFKTPRAKPSAYSQLASTPLIFKEENMILPPYSSPGRELDQKKVGAGRENLISPRITRRKIDQENEILASPPGTCHNCFTASPTILRNTYRTPQRSNIPGPYGSLFCTPKLLEVRTPKCISESLGAEVDPDMSWSSSLATPPTLGATVIIARENDSLSGAKQQDERAEIILHNFFSNHDKCPGTSDTSMLSIPETVKLNAEDDIKDFESEMLDGLFGEMNSFEDTFNMPAKSNGTLLLVPHALDAVEKCEINTDKAQGKRNVPSEQSIRRKTGISQEVETTSGTEKSHFIEMKDSLFQNTDEDIGHDKDGCLIGHEKELESLRIAGDVQDYRRHKSSENEKPVKEDMPSSSSQWSQLNLSDFDVTHLEMSIGSSPPSDLCREKNLEEKSILTTKDNAVETSLLNTLDLIKAQKLLSANLSEKCYEVKNAEDNPTSEIIPVKSVSLSVQDPKLVKGCAAEKVSKMSFLNCNSFLIESTNVTEYSVVYNGSFSKHLKATSKSVVTDVLSYPLVCSATSSDNCNDLHLTNSENTLTKSGFKSLNMLSSLRKRSKRFIYTINNTLLYQEEKTQKEVTSELPIQPVLPPPESDSREFKGCHAASVDEQDCLLFAERRLLQSNIKENNFSTCTLKMDIKDNSSDNSFNNRLKLPQDLRDLGKNGREDQPATSLKCLEVSNTQKEDTTDCLNSEIISNIKRKVLTSACLMARKRSRLLPKSCCLKKGEEDNVNDGATVPRSLEEQLAWSSPRDNEHLIDTHHETMSVTNGGFNNTLSQINFGINGVNSDCCNKIPTDKRRATDQWSVVDCREVLGPLGINCSENDSTGLKQGEKTDAAAFSEVVADNQEPKSVENSESPQAAACNNVAIEIAKELLDCIDDNSLNEVISEEDEQVAPMYSSAKSKENLKHTGKSSGNLNACSLNLGFGGFQTASNKQIKFSEVNIAKGKMLFKDIENECFEASSMERVRNFSNKVKKENTFFSNSESKLGSNLSDSLDSQTSFSEPRHTQFIPHKVGLCKSFPGSQQSLQETNQTLTASQEAEIAELSSILEETGSQFEFTQFRKQSNMIQSHVFQQFGTVETRGTINVENISEIKKDADFCSTFKSENQVKNDRYCTKQEDTNEDSKVEEYEKENAVVFHKNDEKVTFTNLDRNENRISDGSFPVAKQDSFSDFVGFTSAGGKKINISKEALTRSAELFRDLDDDKHLFKSSETSTRCHNSNGRMSSNCNFVRCLTKGNKGKTICVSDFKSIGAISHTSSISHHAQKKNEENISTLFKEDTENQTKRSINYNENVNFNSTNTIINSLSSIKKHNQNHKTSKQFLNQGDCQVEGSLQEDSLDVTCLGDAEQHRLSIPDEMENLSPNQKGGDRKQENELLSQKFRTPADGDISISDAALDHSLHLLNVQRGERDIKVLENSDKQKTNHKNTEGEDTTRDKNLLVNESRIKIGSYHDHQIPFEQEVGVEKNEVKGSYLTGFHTASGKKITIADGFLAKAEQFFAENVDVGKEHNDNFENPLKKRKCDKNCVKDCDLCTESIAQCDREKLNFNQKLVPEEPGDQFKQTVESSPIKHAVILDTVKVDTFVNLGEDCERSLVTSCAHKKADVRPGKSELESLSGQESDALSRTCLSEDGKLFAERETEYSAKERDDSENIQDFPVHSAASLHLMKVSNDLEDNSMPGDTRNTFFVEDSNNKSNQPILLTSKSSSHLNCDGKEFDLERLNEHCADTNCFTDTIVNACQNQSLVSLPEDEANLTSLKEISLNVENQKDDMKQIVFSTAKGKAVSVSESALARVRQMFQEDCSESVKYEIETNSKTNQTEIAGNSFSVIHAECPNSAKFLNATRSEGINSSASHFIKVNASASENGQQDTNTFADAKSVPNARKRCFEQTIKLLGHLPVPDKQIKQSDSSISNLGFFSTASGKPVQLSEESLRKARQLFSEMEGNHSSDIQEAFLMEEDVEKSEMHTEVVPRKMRIALPKEEENASTELISNPAFGFSTASGKQVTVSKNAYQKAKAILKESDDFLSSGFCITDQLSSIKESGQHVKSLTDKVISESKTEKSCNADFDLKSIYPEEMKSFLSTHHVKIPEYVPHNKKNKQLTFFKNSFQQEETRSFGKGQLNLGMKTESEAVSCSATAKAEMSIDLLQTPKNYLEVEAVESARAFVEDNLSDSGVQINAAQSFSGRLDKNFQNKTFGKRHFEEKNSLGEPPIKRQLLLEFNRTENPPRSLKASKSTPDGIFKDRRKFVYHVPLKPVTCRPFGATKERQEVKNPTLTLPDQDLKGFKSKPAIFQHCALRQSSNGTSGVSTPCKASAKESEETRSLYKSGKTVKTFIPPFKTKLTFSTGEQGSSKRCDSPISKNMTEETELNQIIIEQNIAEPQDHQSCMQHAADTDLENGNLAMVKMITNLRCARDLQEMRIKKKYRQNISSQPGSLYVIKTSARNRISLKTAVEEKSPSFYSTEELYTYGVSKHCIQVNSTNAESFQFLIKDFFSKEYLLAGNGMQLADGGWLIPTDEGNAGKTEFYRALCDTPGVDPKLITEAWVYNHYRWIVWKLAAMEVSFPHEFANRCLTPETVLLQLKYRYDLEVDKSKRSAIKKITERDDAAGKTLVLCISKIISLNTIVSPSSSNKNVESKKAAAIIEVTDGWYGIRALLDPPLKAFLHRRRLTVGQKIIVHGAELVGSQNGCTPLEAPDSLMLKISANSTRCARWHAKLGFHQDPRPFPLPLSSLYSEGGAVGCIDIVIQRTYPIQWMEKTSSGSYVFRNSRAEEREAAKHAEDQQKKLEALFAKIQAEYEKHEERSNRRTPRSRIVTRQQIHNLQDGAELYEAIQNASDPDYMEGYLSEDQLKALNAHRQLMNDKKQTRIQEEFKKALESAEQEENGCSKRDVSTVWKLCVVDYRKQEKHKGVILSIWRPLLDVCSLLKEGSRYRIYQLSTSQSKGRSDSTNIQLTATKKTQYLQLSVSQEMLVQIFFPRKALKFTSLLDPSFQPPCAEVDLVGVVVSVSRTGFTTMVYLSDESYNLVAVKIWTDLRHFAIEDIVVRCSFISASNLQWQSEFRSEIPMLLAGDLSVFSASPKENYLQEKVNELRSTIENVASFCSDAESKLMNLLQRNLSLPPSLTKRCGLECLSPSSNSGLYAEDKSLISSKIEIKHPSPLSASTPNMKVVAQGSAKTPSSAINEDHPKNSKKRKAMDFLSCIPAPPPLTPICSIISPSLKKAFQPPRSLGLQRSKSSKETNQNIDHVTPCRKLRETFHLPENDLVADEELAMINTQALMNNLQEEKKIDDVNENSSTIATNLSDDLSPKNSSRSTGEANNSLKSSSEVADALQKDTKEPEDLLPARRMLQRQKPRKCY from the exons atgtttttcttcataGATTTAGGGCCTATCAGTCTCAACTGGTTTGAAGAACTCAGTGCAGAAGCACCCTCATATGAGCCTAAATTGTTAGGAGAACTTGATGGTCCCATTGGCTGGCTTGATCAAACATCTTTTAAAACTCCGAGGGCAAAACCCTCCGCATACAGTCAGCTGGCATCAACTCCactgatttttaaagaagaaaatatgataCTGCCACCTTATTCTTCTCCTGGAAGAGAACTGGATCAGAAAAAAGTAGGAGCag GCAGAGAGAATTTGATAAGCCCACGtatcacaagaagaaaaatagatcaagaaaatgaaatacttgcttcTCCTCCTGGTACCTGCCACAACTGCTTTACTGCTAG tccAACTATTTTAAGGAATACTTACAGAACACCTCAGAGAAGTAATATTCCTG GACCATATGGAAGCTTGTTTTGCACACCAAAACTTTTGGag GTCAGAACtccaaaatgtatttctgaaagtcTGGGAGCAGAAGTGGATCCAGATATGTCCTGGTCAAGTTCTTTAGCCACACCTCCTACACTTGGTGCAACGGTGATAATAG CTAGAGAGAATGATTCTCTTTCTGGAGCAAAGCAACAGGATGAAAGAGCTGAGATA attttGCACAACTTTTTTTCCAACCATGATAAATGTCCTGGGACAAGTGATACAAGTATGCTGTCCATACCAGAGACAGTAAAGCTAAATGCTGAAGATGACATCAAAGATTTTG AGTCGGAGATGTTAGATGGCTTATTTGGTGAGATGAATAGCTTTGAGGATACATTCAACATGCCTGCGAAGTCCAATGGAACTCTTCTGCTGGTGCCACATGCTCTGGATGCGGTAGAGAAATGTGAAATAAACACAGATAAAGCACAAGGAAAGAGGAATGTTCCTTCCGAGCAGTCTATTAGAAGAAAGACTGGCATTTCACAGGAAGTGGAAACAACTAGCGGGACTGAAAAAAGCCACTTTATTGAAATGAAGGATTCTTTATTCCAAAACACAGATGAAGATATAGGGCATGATAAAGATGGCTGTTTAATAGGACATGAAAAGGAATTGGAGTCGCTTAGGATCGCAGGAGATGTGCAAGATTATAGAAGACACAAGTCATCCGAGAATGAGAAGCCTGTGAAAGAAGACATGCCATCTTCATCAAGCCAGTGGTCTCAACTGAACTTATCTGATTTTGATGTAACTCATTTGGAAATGTCTATAGGTAGCTCTCCGCCCTCTGACTTATGTAGGGAGAAAAATTTAGAAGAGAAGTCAATACTAACGACCAAGGACAATGCTGTGGAAACATCTTTACTGAATACTTTGGACTTGATAAAAGCACAAAAGCTGTTGAGTGCCAATTTGTCAGAAAAGTGCTATGAAGTGAAAAATGCTGAAGACAACCCAACATCGGAAATAATTCCAGTAAAATCTGTGTCTCTGAGTGTTCAAGATCCAAAGTTAGTAAAAGGATGTGCAGCTGAGAAGGTTTCCAAAATGAGCTTCTTGAactgtaattcttttttaatagaaagtacAAATGTCACGGAGTATTCTGTAGTCTACAACGGCAGCTTTtccaaacatttaaaagcaacTTCTAAATCTGTTGTAACTGATGTACTGTCTTACCCACTTGTATGTAGTGCTACATCTTCAGATAATTGCAATGACCTACATTTAACAAATAGTGAAAATACTCTTACAAAGTCTGGCTTTAAGAGCCTGAATATGTTATCCAGCTTGAGAAAGAGATCCAAGAGATTTATTTATACAATAAATAATACTTTACTgtatcaagaagaaaaaacacagaaagaagtaACCTCTGAATTGCCTATTCAACCTGTATTACCACCTCCGGAATCTGATTCGCGTGAATTTAAAGGTTGTCATGCGGCCAGTGTTGATGAGCAAG ACTGCTTGCTTTTTGCTGAGAGAAGGCTTTTGCAATCGAATATCAAGGAAAACAATTTCAGCACTTGTACTTTAAAAATGGATATAAAGGATAATTCATCTGATAATTCCTTCAACAATAGGCTGAAGCTTCCCCAAGACCTGAGAGACTTGGGGAAAAATGGAAGAGAGGATCAACCTGCTACATCATTGAAATGCTTAGAAGTATCTAATACACAGAAAGAAGACACAACAGATTGTTTAAATagtgaaataatttcaaatataaaacGTAAAGTTCTAACTTCAGCATGCCTAATGGCAAGAAAGCGTTCCAGATTGCTCCCTAAAAGCTGTTGCTTAAAGAAAGGCGAGGAAGATAATGTGAACGATGGAGCTACTGTACCTCGCAGCCTTGAAGAACAACTTGCGTGGTCTTCTCCTAGGGATAATGAACACTTGATTGATACGCACCATGAGACTATGTCTGTGACAAACGGTGGTTTCAATAATACCTTGAGTCAGATCAACTTTGGCATAAATGGAGTCAATAGTGATTGTTGCAATAAAATACCAACTGATAAAAGGCGTGCCACAGACCAGTGGTCAGTAGTTGACTGTAGAGAAGTACTTGGACCTTTGGGAATAAACTGCTCAGAAAATGATAGTACTGGTTTaaaacaaggagagaaaacagatgcAGCTGCCTTCTCAGAAGTTGTAGCAGACAATCAAGAGCCAAAGTCAGTTGAAAACAGTGAAAGCCCTCAAGCAGCTGCTTGCAATAACGTAGCTATAGAGATTGCTAAAGAATTGTTAGATTGTATAGATGATAATTctttaaatgaagtaatttctgAAGAAGATGAACAAGTAGCACCTATGTATTCCAGCGCAAAGTCAAAGGAGAACCTAAAGCATACAGGGAAATCATCAGGAAATCTTAATGCGTGCAGTTTGAATCTGGGCTTTGGTGGCTTTCAGACTGCTTCCAACAAGCAGATTAAATTCTCTGAAGTCAATATAGCAAAAGGCAAAATGCTGTTCAAAGATATTGAAAATGAATGCTTTGAAGCCTCTTCCATGGAAAGAGTCAGAAACTTTTCAAATAAAGTTAAAAAGGAGAATACGTTTTTCTCGAATTCAGAAAGCAAGTTGGGCAGTAATTTATCTGATTCTTTAGATTCACAGACAAGTTTTTCTGAGCCCAGGCATACGCAGTTTATTCCACATAAAGTTGGCTTGTGTAAAAGCTTTCCTGGAAGTCAACAATCCTTGCAAGAAACAAATCAAACCTTGACAGCAAGCCAAGAAGCTGAAATTGCTGAACTTTCTAGTATCCTGGAAGAAACAGGTAGTCAGTTTGAATTTACacagtttagaaagcaaagtaaTATGATACAAAGTCATGTCTTTCAACAGTTTGGAACTGTAGAAACACGTGGAACAATAaatgtggaaaatatttctgaaataaagaaagaTGCTGATTTTTGTAGCACTTTTAAATCtgaaaatcaagtaaaaaatgACAGGTATTGTACTAAGCAGGAAGACACAAATGAAGACTCTAAAGTGGAGGAATACGAAAAAGAAAACGCAGTGGTTTTccataaaaatgatgaaaaggtTACTTTTACTAACttagacagaaatgaaaatagaatATCTGATGGGAGCTTTCCAGTAGCTAAACAGGACAGCTTTTCTGATTTTGTAGGCTTTACTTCAGCTggaggtaaaaaaataaatatttctaaggaGGCTTTGACCAGATCTGCAGAGCTCTTCAGGGACTTGGATGATGATAAGCATTTGTTTAAATCTTCTGAAACTAGTACTAGATGTCACAATTCAAATGGGCGTATGTCTTCTAACTGTAATTTTGTCAGATGCctgacaaaaggaaacaaaggaaaaaccaTCTGTGTTTCAGATTTCAAAAGCATAGGTGCCATTTCCCACACAAGTTCCATTTCCCaccatgcacagaaaaaaaatgaggaaaatattagTACACTGTTCAAAGAAGATAcggaaaatcaaacaaaaagatcaataaattataatgaaaatgttaatttcaaTAGTACTAACACTATCATCAACAGTCTGTCATCCATTAAAAAACATAACCAGAATCATAAAACTTCCAAACAGTTTTTGAATCAAGGAGATTGCCAAGTTGAAGGTAGTTTGCAAGAAGACTCATTAGATGTAACATGTCTAGGAGATGCAGAACAACATAGGTTAAGCATACCAGATGAAATGGAAAACCTGTCTCCTAAtcagaaaggaggagacagaaagcaggaaaatgaaCTCTTGTCTCAAAAATTTCGAACTCCAGCTGATGGTGATATATCCATTTCTGATGCAGCTTTGGATCATTCTCTACACTTGCTCAATGTACAACGTGGAGAAAGAGATATAAAAGTTTTGGAGAACTCTGATAAACAAAAGACAAATCATAAAAATACGGAAGGAGAAGACACCACCCGTGATAAGAACCTGTTAGTgaatgaaagcagaataaaaataggTTCTTACCATGATCATCAAATACCTTTTGAGCAAGAGGTGGGtgttgaaaaaaatgaagtgaaaggGAGTTATCTGACTGGTTTTCATACTGCTAGTGGCAAGAAAATAACAATTGCTGATGGATTTTTGGCTAAAGCTGAACagttttttgcagaaaatgttgaTGTAGGAAAGGAACATAATGACAATTTTGAGAATcccttaaagaaaaggaaatgtgatAAAAACTGTGTCAAAGACTGTGATTTATGTACTGAAAGCATTGCTCAATGTGATCGagaaaaacttaattttaatCAAAAGCTTGTTCCTGAAGAACCTGGAGATCAATTTAAGCAGACAGTAGAGAGCAGTCCCATTAAACATGCTGTGATTCTTGATACTGTTAAAGTAGATACATTTGTTAATCTAGGTGAAGATTGTGAGAGAAGTTTGGTAACTTCATGTGCACATAAAAAAGCTGATGTCCGACCTGGAAAGTCAGAATTGGAATCCCTTTCCGGACAGGAGAGTGATGCTTTAAGTAGAACTTGTTTGTCTGAAGATGGAAAACTGTTTGCAGAGAGAGAGACGGAATACTCAGCAAAAGAGAGGGATGATTCAGAAAACATACAGGATTTTCCTGTGCACTCTGCTGCATCTCTGCATTTAATGAAGGTATCAAATGACCTTGAAGATAATTCTATGCCTGGAGATacaagaaatactttctttgttGAGGATAGTAACAATAAATCTAATCAACCCATCCTCTTAACTTCAAAAAGTAGCTCTCATTTGAACTGTGATGGTAAGGAATTTGACTTAGAACGTTTAAATGAGCATTGTGCTGACACAAACTGCTTCACAGATACCATCGTTAATGCTTGCCAAAACCAGTCACTAGTCAGTCTTCCTGAAGATGAAGCTAACTTAACCAGCTTAAAAGAAATATCACTTAATGTTGAAAATCAAAAAGATGATATGAAACAAATTGTGTTTAGTACAGCAAAAGGTAAAgcagtttctgtttcagaaagtgCATTAGCAAGAGTCAGACAAATGTTTCAAGAAGATTGCAGTGAATCTGTAAAATATGAAATTGAGACTAACTCAAAAACTAATCAAACAGAAATTGCTGGAAATTCATTTTCTGTCATTCATGCTGAGTGTCCTAATTCTGCTAAGTTTTTAAATGCTACAAGAAGTGAAGGGATTAATTCTTCTGCATCCCATTTTATTAAAGTAAATGCAAGTGCTAGTGAAAATGGTCAGCAAGATACAAACACATTTGCAGATGCAAAGTCTGTTCCAAATGCTCGGAAGCGATGCTTTGAACAGACTATTAAGCTTTTAGGCCACTTGCCTGTTCCAGATAAGCAGATAAAGCAGTCAGATTCTTCTATAAGCAATCTTGGATTTTTTAGTACAGCAAGTGGTAAGCCTGTACAACTATCAGAAGAGTCACTCAGGAAAGCTAGACAGCTCTTTTCAGAAATGGAGGGTAACCATTCATCGGATATACAAGAAGCCTTTTTAATGGAGGAAGATGTTGAAAAGTCTGAAATGCACACTGAAGTAGTTCCTAGGAAAATGCGGATAGCATTaccaaaagaggaagaaaatgccaGCACTGAATTGATTTCAAATCCAGCTTTTGGATTCAGCACTGCAAGTGGAAAGCAGGTAACAGTCTCTAAAAATGCTTATcaaaaagcaaaggcaatttTAAAAGAATCTGATGACTTCTTAAGCAGTGGGTTTTGCATTACAGATCAACTTAGTTCAATTAAAGAGAGTGGTCAACATGTAAAATCTCTAACTGATAAAGTGATCTCAGAATCCAAAACTGAGAAAAGCTGCAATGCAGACTTTGACTTAAAAAGCATCTACCCTGAGGAAATGAAGTCTTTCCTAAGCACTCACCATGTCAAAATACCTGAGTATGTACCACAtaataagaaaaacaagcagttaacattctttaaaaatagctttcagCAGGAGGAGACTAGGTCTTTTGGAAAAGGGCAGCTGAATCTGGGGATGAAAACAGAGTCTGAAGCAGTTTCATGTAGTGCTACTGCTAAAGCAGAAATGAGTATTGATCTTCTCCAAACTCCAAAAAATTACTTGGAAGTGGAGGCTGTAGAAAGTGCAAGAGCTTTTGTGGAAGACAATCTTTCCGATTCTGGAGTACAAATCAATGCTGCACAGTCCTTCAGTGGCAGACTGGataaaaactttcaaaataagACCTTTGGGAAGAggcactttgaagaaaaaaactcACTTG GAGAACCTCCAATTAAAAGACAGCTACTGCTTGAATTTAACAGAACAGAGAATCCCCCCAGATCTTTGAAAGCTTCAAAAAGCACCCCTGATG gcattttcaaagacagaagaaaatttgtGTACCATGTTCCTTTAAAACCCGTAACTTGTCGACCTTTTGG GGCTACTAAAGAACGACAAGAAGTCAAGAATCCTACCCTTACTCTACCAGATCAAGACTTAAAGGGATTCAAATCTAAACCTGCCATTTTTCAGCACTGCGCCCTAAGGCAGTCTTCAAATGGTACTTCAGGGGTTTCTACTCCATGTAAGGCCTCGGCAAAAGAGAGTGAAGAAACAAGAAGTTTGTACAAATCTGGCAAAACTGTTAAAACTTTTATTCCACCCTTCAAAACCAAGCTGACATTTTCTACAGGTGAACAAGGCAGCAGCAAAAGATGTGACTCGCCAATCAGCAAAAATATGACTGAAGAGACGGAATTAAATCAGATCATAATTGAACAAAATATTGCTGAACCTCAAGATCACCAGTCTTGCATGCAGCATGCAGCAGACACTGACCTAGAAAATGGCAATTTAg CTATGGTCAAGATGATTACAAATCTCCGCTGTGCCAGAGATCTGCaggaaatgagaattaaaaagaaatataggcAAAATATTAGCTCACAGCCAGGCAGTCTTTATGTCATTAAAACATCTGCAAGAAATAGAATCTCTCTGAAAACTGCAGTAGAAGAGAAATCTCCTAGTTTTTATTCTACGGAAGAG CTTTACACATACGGTGTTTCAAAACATTGCATACAAGTTAACAGCACAAATGCAGAATCTTTCCAGTTTCTCATCAAAGACTTTTTCAGTAAGGAGTATTTATTAGCTGGAAATGGGATGCAACTTGCTGATGGAGGATGGCTAATCCCTACAGATGAGGGAAATGCTGGAAAAACGGAGTTTTACAG AGCCCTCTGTGACACTCCTGGTGTGGATCCCAAGCTAATAACAGAGGCCTGGGTTTACAATCACTATAGGTGGATTGTATGGAAATTGGCAGCCATGGAAGTGTCTTTTCCACATGAATTTGCTAACAGATGTTTGACACCAGAAACAGTGCTGTTGCAGTTGAAATATAG GTATGATTTGGAAGTTGATAAAAGTAAACGATCAGCAATCAAAAAAATAACGGAGAGAGATGATGCGGCAGGTAAAACACTTGTACTGTGTATTTCTAAAATCATATCGCTAAACACCATTGTATCTCCTAGCAGTAGCAATAAGAATGTGGAAAGTAAAAAAGCAGCCGCAATAATTGAAGTTACTGATGGCTGGTATGGGATTAGAGCTCTTCTGGATCCACCTCTCAAAGCTTTCTTACATAGAAGAAGGCTGACTGTTGGTCAGAAGATCATAGTGCATGGAGCAGAACTTGTTGGCTCTCAAAATGGATGTACGCCACTGGAAGCTCCAGATTCCCTTATGTTaaag atTTCAGCGAACAGCACTCGATGTGCACGATGGCATGCAAAACTAGGATTTCATCAGGACCCCAGACCTTTCCCTTTGCCTTTGTCATCgctttacagtgagggtggtgcaGTGGGGTGTATTGATATAGTTATTCAAAGAACTTACCCTATTCAG tggATGGAAAAGACATCATCTGGTTCATACGTATTTCGTAACAGCCGAGCTGAAGAAAGGGAAGCTGCCAAGCATGCAGAGGATCAACAAAAGAAACTGGAAGCTCTGTTTGCAAAAATCCAAGCAGAATATGAAAAGCATGAAG agagaaGTAACAGAAGAACACCGAGATCACGCATAGTCACGAGACAGCAAATCCATAATTTGCAAGATGGTGCAGAACTTTATGAAGCAATTCAGAATGCATCTGATCCTGACTATATGGAG GGATATCTCAGTGAAGACCAATTAAAAGCTTTGAATGCTCACAGGCAGTTGATGAATGATAAAAAGCAAACTCGGATACAAGAAGAATTCAAGAAGGCTTTAGAGTcagcagaacaggaagaaaatggtTGTTCCAAAAGAGATGTGTCTACTGTATGGAAATTATGTGTGGTAGActacagaaagcaagaaaaacataAAG GAGTGATACTGAGTATCTGGCGTCCACTGCTAGACGTTTGTTCGCTGTTAAAGGAAGGGAGTCGGTACAGAATCTACCAGCTGTCAACATCACAATCCAAAGGAAGATCAGACTCAACTAACATACAATTAACAGCAACAAAGAAAACTCAGTATCTACAACTATCA GTATCACAGGAGATGCTGGTACAGATTTTCTTTCCAAGGAAAGCTCTAAAATTCACCAGTTTGTTGGATCCTTCTTTTCAGCCACCATGTGCTGAAGTTGATTTAGTTGGAGTTGTAGTTTCTGTTAGCAGAACAG gtTTCACTACTATGGTGTACTTATCTGATGAAAGCTATAATTTGGTGGCGGTAAAGATCTGGACAGATCTTAGACACTTTGCTATTGAAGATATAGTTGTCCGCTGTTCGTTCATTTCTGCCAGCAACCTTCAGTGGCAATCTGAATTCAGATCAGAAATTCCTATGCTGTTGGCTGGAGATCTTTCTGTATTCTCAGCCAGTCCAAAGGAGAACTATCTTCAAGAGAAGGTTAATGAACTGAGAAGTACGATAGAG AACGTGGCCTCCTTTTGCTCTGATGCAGAAAGTAAATTGATGAATTTGCTACAAAGAAATCTCTCGCTTCCACCCAGTTTAACTAAAAGATGTGGCTTGGAatgcctctctccttcctccaactCAGGTCTTTATGCAGAGGATAAAAGTTTG ATCTCttctaaaattgaaataaagcatCCAAGCCCTTTGTCAGCTAGCACACCGAATATGAAAGTTGTCGCACAAGGGTCAGCAAAAACACCTTCATCTGCTATTAATGAAGACCATCCcaaaaacagcaaaaagagaaaagcgATGGACTTCCTCAGTTGCATACCTGCCCCCCCACCACTGACACCAATCTGTTCAATCATttctccatctttaaaaaaagcatttcagcctCCACGAAGTTTGGGTTTACAACGTAGCAAGTcatcaaaagaaacaaatcagaatATTGATCATGTCACCCCCTGTAGAAAATTGAGAGAAACTTTCCATCTTCCTGAGAATGACCTGGTTGCTGATGAAGAACTTGCCATGATTAATACACAAGCACTCATGAATaatttacaggaagaaaagaagattgatgatgtaaatgaaaacagcagtACAATAGCTACTAATTTATCAGATGATCTTTCACCCAAAAATAGTTCCAGGTCTACTGGGGAAGCAAATAACTCATTAAAAAGCAGTTCTGAAGTAGCTGACGCTCTTCAGAAAGACACAAAGGAACCTGAGGACTTGTTACCAGCCCGCAGAATGCTACAAAGACAAAAACCCCGAAAATGCTACTAA
- the ZAR1L gene encoding protein ZAR1-like — protein MEGFLYPPFSTYQSFRGSLTPSRSGDPTAKQPSWKQSKSSGISPFLARPRTPMPSDYLDGYRRAQLQALLSQVSPGLTPRLRRANTREVGVQVSLRADAAVQCSLGPRTLPVGCPLSPAALRTRGRLALYSPVPDRRLFTLPEATGPQEKEEACETTPEEPKAGDGRREQQEGQAEAALTSEETAKARREEAAAPRRRAAFQFLEQKYGYFHCKDCKTRWESAYVWCISGSNKVYFKQLCRKCQKGFNPYRVEAIQCQTCSKTRCSCPQKKRHIDLKRPHRQELCGRCKGKRLSCDNTYSFKYIV, from the exons ATGGAGGGCTTTCTCTATCCCCCCTTCAGCACGTACCAGAGCTTCAGGGGCAGCCTCACGCCAAGCCGCAGCGGTGACCCGACGGCGAAGCagcccagctggaagcagagcAAGAGCAGCGGCATCAGCCCCTTCCTCGCCAGGCCCCGTACCCCCATGCCCTCCGACTACCTGGACGGCTACCGGCGAGCCCAGCTCCAGGCCCTGCTGTCGCAGGTGAGCCCCGGGCTGACGCCGCGGCTGCGCCGGGCCAACACCAGGGAGGTGGGCGTGCAGGTGAGCCTGCGGGCTGACGCCGCTGTGCAGTGCTCGCTGGGGCCGCGCACGCTGCCTGTCGGCTGCCCCCTGAGCCCCGCTGCCCTCCGCACCCGTGGGCGCCTCGCCCTCTACTCACCCGTGCCGGACCGCCGCCTCTTCACGCTGCCCGAGGCCACTGGACcccaggagaaggaagaggcCTGTGAAACGACCCCCGAGGAGCCGAAGGCGGGGGATGGTcgcagagagcagcaggagggcCAGGCAGAGGCTGCTCTGACGAGTGAGGAGACGGCAAAGGCGCGGCGGGAGGAGGCCGCAGCCCCCAGACGGCGGGCTGCCTTCCAG TTTTTGGAGCAGAAGTATGGCTATTTCCACTGTAAAGACTGCAAGACCAGATGGGAGAGTGCTTATGTGTGGTGCATTTCTGGAAGCAACAAG GTGTACTTCAAGCAGCTCTGTCGCAAATGCCAAAAGGGCTTCAATCCCTATCGAGTGGAAGCAATCCAGTGCCAG ACCTGTTCAAAGACTCGTTGTTCCTGCCCTCAGAAGAAGAGACACATTGATCTCAAGAGACCTCATCGCCAAGAACTTTGTGGCCGCTGCAAAGGCAAGAGGCTGTCCTGTGATAACACTTACAGCTTCAAATACATTGTCTGA